The genomic window ACACTTGGGGTTCAAAAGCATGGGCGGTTATTGTacccccatcccccccccccccccccgcatcCCGAATTTCCCCTGATTGCTTTCTCTTCTCGGGATGCGTGTAACGAAGACTTGTTGTAAGCTATCTTTCCCCAACGATTCCTTCTGTTCTTACAGCTGATGATCATGATCTCTTGCCTTCCAACACAAACTAAAGATCTCTCACCTGTGGTGGTATAAGTATAAAGTTCATTTTGGTAGTCTTATCACAAAtaaccaagagaatataaactgatgttctcttgcaaattacataatgttatttttaattaccCTTTTTGGCGTCGCTGTCCAAGCAGAACTCACAGCATCTTCCCTCGACTCGAACAGGGTCTTTGCAGAGTGGAACGTTACACTTTATCGACCAGCAGTATAACTGACCGCTACTTTCACATTCACACGCTGTGCAAGTGAAATCTCCTCGGATCCAAATTTCTCCAGTTCGATAGGATTTCCTTGTGACCAGGTCATAACATCGGTCTTTGCCCACTGATAtcaattatcaaaaaaatatgACAGTGTTTAATGGGTACAAAGTCTTAACGAAACATCAAGCGACTCTCGCTTTAACAAGATGTGGGGACTCTCACTTTAACAAGATGTGGGGACAGAACGCTGCGAGAAATCGATTCTCAGTCTGCGTATTATTTTGGATAATAATATCCGTAAATGAAAAAACTACTCAGTCCTTGAATGATTAGAGAAGGGTGCAGTTTTCATGTAACATGGGTGCAAATTTATAACACGACTGCAAATTTGGAACGCCAGTGcgattaaattaaaaatgtgCTCTTTCCAAGTCGATAGTTGAATGActtttaaataataatattatgaaAGTTTAAGTTTGACAAACGTAGTaatctttttcaaccaattaGTTGAATGAATGCTATCAAAAtttaattggtttaattttttggcTCATGATTCCTCAGGTAATTTGGTATGAACAAGCACTTCTAGATTTTTCTTACTTCAAACTGCCTTCGCCCTACAGCCTTGTCCATTTTGGTTTGGTCTGAAAAACTCACTCTCACTTATCTTTACAAAATTCCACTCTAAATCATGTGATCACCTGTACTAATTTTTTTATCGACCTTTTCCATACGACAGAATCTGTCCCGGAAAAAAGTCGTTCAAATTAAAATTCGCATGATTTAAGGTGGAAGTGTGCAACGAGTGCCGCAAACTTCGGTGCTTCAAAAATTGTATCTCAACACCTTCACTGGTTTTGCATAGAGTATAAAACCACAAGATAATGAAGGCGATCGCCTTACTCTTTTCACATCTGCTGATTTTAAGGTTCTCTGGTTTAAAATCTTCGCATTTCCACGTGTCTTCACCCGGTAGACATTGCAGTCCCCGGTCGCATCTTTCCTCATCCTTTTGGTATGGCTCTCTTTTGCACATTTCTCCGATTGACTTTAAACAAACGTAACAACAGCCACATTTATCTTTCACCACCCCTGTATTGCAGTTAAGTATCTCGGGGCATACTTCCCGAGGGTCGGGACAGTTTCCTGCGCTGTCACACCAGCAAGGACTACAGTCTGAGAGAACTGGAAGCGGACTCTGTGCTGTAGTGCACCACAGAAATACCACCAACAATGCCGATGCGAATGAATATAATTTTTCCATGGCAACGAGGATCTAAGAAGGATAAACTATTCAGTATTAAAATGGTGAAAGCCGCAAATCGCAGTCAAGTCCTGAACACACATGTGCGACGTTTTGACTGATGAGCACATGGCATGGTGTAATGGCGGAAGAAAGTAGTTTTTTCGGTGCAAAATCTGCACAGATACTGTGTATAAATATGCACACAGcgttcgcggtagacccacactaaaagatgtcgaGCGTTTTTGGAACGGGTTGGTCCGCGAACCTTATGAGGGATCTCTTTGTGAACGAACATTTATGAGTGAACCTTTCATCGAGAAACAAGCTATATCAACTGAGCCAGCTGATGTTAATTGAGAGAAGCACAAACGCAAATCTCATCGTTtctttccaacagaaagccGGAGTGAAAGTAAATACGAGTCTAGTTTAGTTAAAATTTTTCGCTATTTTCCCAAACCAACTCTTCTCCTTTATGATCATTTAcagcaaatatttcaaaaatcgCCATTGTTATTAAGTCCTGCTACAGACGAACATCTCCCGAAGTCATTGACGTTGCATTTTGAGGAAGTAAGCAAGACGAGCAAATTATGTGCACGACACAAGTATGTGTAAGGTACGGTTACGATGTGAAGCTTCTAGAGATTTCAAACGAAAATTAAAAGGCTCATTCGACTCAGTAGTTGAGGATCTCCTGTATAGACATCTTGAGGGAAAAATCGACTGGAACGCCAAATAGCCGTTTAGGATATCATAAGCTCAGTTTACAgacaaaagtgtttttttttccttcaagacTGTGGTAGCCCACAAACGCACTGATGTGCTAGTAGCTGGAAGTAAAAGCATAGCCCAGCATGTTCCCATGACATTAAAATGATTACTATGCATGCCATCTGGATTGCACTTAATGCTTAATTAAACAAAACCGTGACATTTCTTAGTTGCATTACATTGAAATCTTTCGCATCTTTAAACTGTACTTTTCTTCGTTACATTACATTGAAATCTTTCGCATCTTTAAACTGTACTTTTCTTCGTTGCATTGCATTGAAATCTTTCGCATCCTTAAACTGGTACTTTTTGACAAATCCGTCGATCAGACCGCTCATGCTCTCTGCAGTGAGCAGAAAAGTACTCTACCTTCCACTGCacgatcagaaaaaaattaataccaaAAGCTAGCCAAGATTGAATGAATATCAGAGAACAGCACCTTTCTTCATTAGTTGCTTTAAGGAAAAATAAGAACTTGTATCTTTGAAATAAAAGCCCCATATTATTCcgccaaaggaaaaaaacgctCGATATCAAACCACATGCCACTCAGAATGCATCAAATCAAGCAAGCTATcagattcttttttaattaaaactcaaAGGACAAATAATCGTTTACAAGAACACATTTTCTAAATGAAAGAACCCAACGAATTCACCGACCTACAAAAACAGCTATGCCAGATTTTAacacgtaattttttttatactaTAAATTTTTGGGAGGAAGTTTTTTTGAAGCAAGAAATATGCGAACGATTATCAAAGTTCGCCGTTTTTCATTCCACCAAGGGAAATATAGAAACACTTTAAACATTGAGAATGCATTCTTATATCTCTAAAGTCCTAagtaaaagaagaagagaaatggaaccaaaataacaaatatattGTAAACAGATCTCCCCAAATAATGAAATGAAACTTCAAGTGTTGGAAATTCAATTCTCAgccttttttttatgaaagaaacTATTCAAGAATCTGTCAGTAACAGCAAAACAATAGTTCGACCAACGAAGCTTTCGTTTGCATTCAGAAATTTGCTCATTATCTATGGACACTTTTACGGCGATAGATGTAAGTTCTGTGGTATATCCTCTCCCTTCGAAACTTAATCGGAAGGACACTAACCGAACAAAATGCTGAATGGCTCAATTCATTTTCATGCCAAGATGTTGAAGTCTGTACACCCCACAGAGCTGGTGCAGATTGtagatttcttttctcattttcttgctGACGCTTTAGAAATTTGCTAGTTGTAATCTATCGACGCAAAATATATCCTCTTATCATCCATTTCTATCCGATTATGCGATGATTAAGTGgttaaaaaagaacaacaacaaaaaatactCAAACGAAACGCTTTTTCTATGTTACGCAGAGCTGAATTGAACCCACTTGATTACAGACGGCCTCACCTGATCAACGAACACGTTTAGATTTTCTTCATGGGACTTTTTCGTGAACTAAAATCGCTGACCAGATTCGCCTCCTCCTTTCTTTGGAGATGTGTCTGAGttatgttttgtatgttttaccACGGCTGTAACATTATATTGAATTGGTCAAGAGGTTAAATCGGCTTTTTTTTAAGGAGAGAGTATTCTAAAAATCTATCTTCCACACGTCTGGAACACAAAGTATGCTCTAGAAGAAAACTCCTTTCAAATTGTAACCTTGTTTGTCACCACCTACCACATACGTAAATATAGGCATAAATATAGGTATTTTCTTATTGACAGTTAGTTCTCTCTTAATGACAGGAAGGAATCATTGAAAAcgtgaaaatttgaaattttgattgttAAGCATGTTTCTCCAGATGGCATGTTATAATCCGACTGAAACAAGCAAATGGTGAACACCATGAGATCTTATCAGTTCTAAGTTCGTTATATGATAAACAACATTATATAACAATGTGGAAGTATccatgtgtgtgtgtgtggccTTCATAGAGTAACGTTTTTCCTCTTTAAAGATGCGTCTCGTCGACGAGATATAAAGGCTGTACCCTTATTTCTGAAAATTAATTCACTTTAACTTTACCTAACATGACAGAAGGCTTTGTCTTAAGGTCTAGTCTATCCGTGTTCAAGTTGTATCCCAATTATTTGTTAATGAGGAAATAAAAGCTCAGatgttttgtttcaagtttcaagtttatAGTTATCTTGTCGAGGACATGtagcaaaaaaattcaaaaacaaaaaatattgttcTTCAAAGATTCGGGTGTTGGAAATAGAAGCAGTTCTGAATACCTCTTCCGGAAATTAAACCACCTTTcgtaaatatatattttaatcgTAAACCAGAGCTTCTTTGGGGGACGAACGTTGCAAgttgaaacagaaaaacacGATGGAAGGTTTCTATGTCTTGGGTAACTGTTTACCAAAATTATTGCATGTACGCTAAAAATGTTGTCCGACTTCGCTTGGCTCGACATAGCTCTCTTTCTCAAATGGCGTACATGTTATCATTTTGTATTCGTGCCGTtacaaaattgacaaaatacCGATATATTCACGCCAGGAAACTGTCAATTAAATAAGCAATAAGACAAGTTAATGCGTAGAAATTATATGATCTGAAATACACGATTATATGGAGTTTAATTAAGAAACATTCAAGCATTTATAACATAGATTTT from Pocillopora verrucosa isolate sample1 chromosome 8, ASM3666991v2, whole genome shotgun sequence includes these protein-coding regions:
- the LOC131795489 gene encoding cysteine-rich motor neuron 1 protein, with amino-acid sequence MEKLYSFASALLVVFLWCTTAQSPLPVLSDCSPCWCDSAGNCPDPREVCPEILNCNTGVVKDKCGCCYVCLKSIGEMCKREPYQKDEERCDRGLQCLPGEDTWKCEDFKPENLKISRCEKMGKDRCYDLVTRKSYRTGEIWIRGDFTCTACECESSGQLYCWSIKCNVPLCKDPVRVEGRCCEFCLDSDAKKVCHFNGKTFFQSEIIVLQDRKTICQCQNSRGWVCEESIKRNMQPLNESPQCVDPLSRRVFKKGEMWRLSECAHCVCGESNTGSCSVVRCPTPRCNDPFKIKGICCPACPQDYQEVCHFEGKKYFRGELIVLPDRCTSCTCVNSQWQCSSWRCSFTKVIKEPLAMRRD